ccctaacttaaaaattttctatttcacttatcccgtgtccatttttgtctaccaagttaccaatggtataattaccatataaggacctccaatttaaagtttcataacaattggacacctctaacatgtagaactcaacttttgcactttttacaatttagtccttttgactaaattgagtgcccaaacgtcaaaattttcgaacgaaattttcatgaaatcattttgtgaaatcatcatcttcttcattaggacgaaatcagcaaggggggaagccatagttagggttttcaagcttccaagctccatagtaagtgatcccaagccccgtttttaatgttctttacgtttttgagatcccggtagcttaatttagcttattctagcaataatttaacctagggtttatatttggaaaaatacccataggtgaaaagtgtttattttgatgttttatgatagaatatgaagttagaaattatgttaaacaacttttgctaagcgattttaagtgaaaacgagtaaaacgacataatcggtaaaaatacctaatgttcataagtacatgttagagtgggaatttgatgttgccatagaagggaaaaatgttcagaatgttataaaaaaataagaataagagatgaagtttaatttccgagccttggggcaaaaatgtaattatgtaaaagtttaggggcaaaattgtaattttgaaaaagttagagtcgagggctattttgatgaatgtgattattaaataagttaaatttattattttagatcaagaagtacgaaactcgaggttagacaaagggaagaataaagttgaagactaagttggcgaatttggctataattggtaccgaggtaagtttacggtaaataaatgcaatattttaatatttattattaatgctgttaatttccagaaattatgaatttattttatgaatttatttgatgatgatccaagcatgaaatgatagagaattaaaattaaaaagtcccgttgatacataaggatggtctttggatacgaatgtcatgacatttgggtaaagagatcccatgtaagaccatgtcgggacatggcattggcatccttaagatcatgagaggtctctgtaagaccatgtcaggacatggcatgggcaccttagacgagaggtcccatgtaagaccatgtcaggacatggcgttgcacagagatgagaggtccctataagaccatgtcaggacatggcatgggcactaacatgagaacatccatgtaagaccatgtgcaggacatggctttggcatgttattatcgaagagacccagtatccttattattccaatgtagctcaacgggcttgtaagcgaatcatgttcatgaaagttcggtttaaagcataaatgacAAGCTCGggtaagttgtaagacttaagaacttattatactatcaattgatgttcaacgatgcagcaagagttgagtaagttatgcacacaagtattctaagtaaacaagtaagagaactagtatgagattaactaaagagtaaactagagatatagacattgagtttaattatttaagttaaatattgttatttatttgctagtaaacttactaagctttatgcttacgtcttttatttctctttctcttatagtattacaaggctacttcaaggatcctaaagaagtcggagatcgtccacactatcaaccacaactgctcggtattttatgtcgaaacacgtttgagttatggcatgtatagggatttagttattctaaatatttgtatttatgatcttgctaaagaatgatgtgtaagtatttgatgatgaatggttgctAAAATGGTTGAGTATGgaagtgtttgttgttataaaagtttaggtGATAAACTAtgaatggaaataataaaagggtaaaattttgcaaagaaacagaattcagacAGCActgtgacgtgactttgaaaaatcacctaggaaggtataaaatgaattagaggatgaatgatatatgtaattaaatcttgttgagtctattttcatggaaaaataacagtgtagcaaaaggaaatttatattttaagatatgtgaattttagtaagatagggtcagaactgtttttggagtcccctgttttgagtttagaaaataattaaaaattgtaaaaaaatggttatgagttgaaatttacatgcttagattccttaatgagtctattttctgtaggaacaagtgggaatagcatatgaaaatcctataatgagaaaagttatttttagtaacaagaggtcagaatagtcgaatggtgaaacaggggagactttaactaataaaatgtactaattggctgaaccgaaaattctaaaaattttatggtaggaagatatatgagtctagtttcaaggaaaatttacggagttaaatttttagatccgtagctcaagttataattaatttagtgactgctgcgcaatTGGACAGCTTtactgtaaatagtgaaaataatttgcaaaagtaaacttttatgctccgaattagtaagataagttaagtaatgcctcgtgctcgactccggcaacggtctcgggtaaggggtgttacaatctcccactaagtcaaaataaaatttcagctaattacaACTTGGGAAAATTCTATTTTGGCCCGCCTTTTTTGctcctttcttcaatctagcccaattgctTCTCCTTTTTCCCTTTTGACCCCAAATTGCACTtctgtataaaatttaatataaaagggagaaAATCAGTGGTGCATTCTCGTAAATTGaccaattaaattacataaaacatgtatttttagcatttaatcagaTTGTATAGATTTTCAATGATGGTGGGTAAGGAAACAAATTTTCGAATTGAAGCAAGAGCCATGCTTGAAAGTCTGCGCGTAGCATGGAAATAATATTACAGGCAGCTAGAATTAGAATGCagggggctggcaggggccTCGGCCTTGgccccccctaaaatggaaaatttaccattttggccttttaagttttttaaaattttaaattagtaaagataaaattgcacgccccctaaaaatgataaaaaaataatttaatcctttaaaaataataaaatatagacaatttaatttcaacccctctaaatttttttcctgGCTTCGCCCTTGCTAGAATGTGATAATGCGCTTCTAGTGGTGTCTCTACTAGAGGGTGGAAGATTGGAAGGCTAGAATTCATCATATACCGAGAGCTCAGAATGCGGTTGCTGATCGAATTGCCAAGTGCATGAATAGAGGTCCCTCGATTTTGATGTTGTTTGAAGAACCCCCTTCTCTAGTACAAGGGGTTTTACTTTTTGATAGTGATACCTTTACATAGGTTTGActaatttttaatgtaatcacttactgcttttttttttacaaaaataaaatgactaaagaatcttaaagatgatataaaatgaccATTTAACTTGCTTCACACACGCTTTGTATTagttgattattatttaattaatttatagagtaaaaattaaaagttgcaACAGGGTTAGagtaatatttgtaatttaatctttgtattcatatttttaagaatttaattcttttactttttgaatttgttaacaTCGTTAAAATTCCTATGTTAAATTCCTTagtatgatattttgaaattaaaaaaaaagaaatactcACCCATGTAACAAAATGACATTCAATGGACctaaatttaatggaaaattttaacggtgttaataattcttaaaaattacataagtattttaattagattaaagtacaatattataaaattgagataccaaattatatcaaaattaaagtaaattgtTGTGTAAAAGGAATAGAGCCAGAAAAAGGGAGCAACTGGACCTTATGGCCTTCCTTCGTATAGATACCAttcaaatgtataaataaaGGACTCAGCCAGAGCTTTGACAGCGGCCCATTCGGGGTCTCATTTGGACTGGCCCATCCTTATATATAAGCTCAAAATGGGTGAACCCAAATAAACTCCCAGTCTCACGGTCCAGTCCAATAAGCAAACCAGAATTCTTCTTCGTCTTCAAGCTCTCATTTTAGCTTCGTCtcagaaaccctaaatcccttaATTTCATTCcggaaaagggcggctcaagaGTTCATCTTTACAACTTCTAGAGAAAGGTAACTTATTCTCATTTTCTATTGCACTTTTTGGTTACTACTAAATAGCTGAAACTgagattaaaaaaagaaaaaactggGAAATCTTTGCCattctttttccaaaattgatttcTTAGAAACCAAAAAGATAATTCTTCTTCTTATTCCAAAcctaattcttttcttttactggGATTGAGTTGATATTCTGTTGAATAGATGCTTGGTCGATTTAGTTCTGTAAAGTTTTTAGcgtttatttaatttgatagttgcGAATTGTTTTAAGAAGCTTAAATCTTGTTTCCATGGTATTTAGAGTTTGGACTTGAATGATGATTTGATACATGATCAATGCTGGTCCTATTAGAATTTGTAAGTTAGAAGCATTTTCCATTAGTATGAATTTTCTGGTGTGAACTTTTGAGTCCACTTGCATTCTTTCTCCTTGATATTTGCTCATCgcttaaagttaagatgttggATGAAGATATGATACTTCTTCAACATTGAAGTTATTGTTTACCTTGAGCACTGCGTAGGCCCAGTGTCATGCTATGAATGAGCTGTGATAGGGATTGGATATATTATAAATGGAGATTTACATGTCTTAGTGTCTCTTTGGAAAGCAAAGTAGGATGCCGatatttcttgaatatttatgaCTCGTTCAtgcctgttttttttttttttaaaacttcttCAGCTTCAGCGAATGTGATAAGAACCTCTTTCCAGGCACTCTTTGGTTCTTATCTACTAAAGGAATAGCCAATCTTGAGAACCttcctctattttttttcttaatttcgtCATCTAGTAGCTTTGATTTCATGAATGAGCATCTTTGATTTCATGAATTAGCATACAAACTTTTTTGAGAAACTTCATTCCTCAAAATGTTGAAGTGACAACTACAATGTCCTCTGTGGATCCTATCTGTCCCTGTTTCTAAACCAGGTTGATGTATCAAACACATTTCCACATCCAACTTGTGTACAGTGTTTATAAGTTTACCTCCTCTCTTTTTGGAGGGTCCAAGAATCATAACCATGTCTGTTTGAGGTGTCTGCTATGTCTCAAACTTGGGTATGGGCAAGAGTGAATAGTTGGAGTAAAACTGGATCCTATGAAGTGTTTAACCATTGTGGTTGTGATTAGATTCTCTAAGAACTCACTATTAGAGGATACAATTTACTTTTACCATAATCGTAGGGTGAATTAAAAAGGAGTTTATGTATTTCCCCTTctattatcaaaaaaaaaaaaaaaaaagaaaaaaggagaagGAACAAATGCTCATTGACTTGTGATTACTGTATATGACTTATGATTGATTGACTCCTCTGTTGATgttgtttagtttttattaatgattttgcTTCAcccatataatgaaataaatcaaaagatgcgtttcttcatttttttaaagatatttctGCAATTATTGACATAAATTTTTACAGGGATTAAAATCATGGCATTAAATCAGATGAGATCATTAAAAAGTGTCATCATTGCCAAGAATGCAGTTGGCGTGGGACAACGAACATTTGCTGCTGGGGCTGGCAAAGCCAAGAAGGGCTCTAAAGGTGCAGCCAGTGATGCACCAAAAGGATCAACACTCAGCAAAGAAGTCAAATCCACAACAGTGGTTGGTGCAAATATACTCAAGGATGGAGCAGATCCAAAGATATTCCTGGATTCTGAGTACCCTGATTGGCTGTGGCATCTGCTGGATAAACGTCCAGCATTGAGTGAGCTAAGGAGGAAAGACATTGAAACACTCCCATATGAAGATCTTAAACGATTTGTCAAGTTGGACAACCGAGCTCggataaaagaaaacaattctGTCAAGGCCAAAAACTGATAGTAGTATAGAAACACTTTCTATTAAGCATTAGTTCTTTGGCAAGAATGATTCATCTGTTCTTCTGGGATTCCCTTTGTTGATTGATTTACATTGTGTAATGATGGAACGGGAATGAAGTAAAGAAGCACGGAGGATTTTGAGGATTTATTTATCTCCAAATAAAGCTTTGTAACTTTGTTTGGCTTTCCCTTTTTGTGTTCTTTTTCCCCTTTAAACCTTTAAGATTTATGTTTAGCATAAATAATCTACCATTTCCAAATGCAATAGAAATGTTCATTGCATCATTAGATTGGACCCCCCAAGTCATAGACATTGCCATCGTAAGTTATTAAGTGGAAGCCACCTCTTGCTGCCCACTtccccaacttaaaaaaaaaaagtggtggGGGGGTTCAGAGTCTATCCTTCTTTAGGAGATTCACTGTGATAGGTATAtgcttttttccctttttcttccctTATGTCAAGGACTTTGGTGGTCCATCTGTTCCCTTGAATAGACCATTGGTTCCTCTTTGGTGCAATATTGCCCTAATGAATCACAGTACCTTTTTCTCCTTTCCATGAACTGTAAAATGATTGTAGGCAGATAACTTGGTTAAGTCATTGTTGATAGCTGCAATTTTTCTTGTTTCCATTTTGTGTCTCCCATAGGTTCTTCAACCCACCCTTTTTTTACCCTCTTTTTATCCATCAATGAGTTACTGCTCTAACAATTCAACAAAATCAAGGTGTTTTACCGAGCAGGTTGGTCCAAGTATCTTGGTGAATCTTGTGCAGGCACCCTTTAGATtaccgatatatatatatgtacgtaccTACCTATAAAAGATGGAGACTGGAGAGGAAATGGTTGGTTTTCACTATTCTGATCATGTGAAGATGAGCTTCATAACTCCCATTAAAGGTGCGAAAGAGACCTATTAGAACACAACTTAAGAAAGATAAAAAGGTGGGAAACAAGGGTACTGGAATTGGACATGACATGCATTATTGTTGATAAAGCATCAAACCCACCTTTTATTTTCAGCCTTTTTCAATTGTGCTAGTAGTAGTCATATAAAAGTTAAAGCTGCTTCTCACATGCTCTTCTTTTGCTTTTAGAGCTGTGCGATCTAAGTTAGTGTATAGTTGGATTTCGGAGGTTATCACTCACCAAACATTCTTGATACCACAGCTCACCATATCTTCGTTCTTATCCTTGCAATCGTACTCTATACCTAGCTATCATGCttcaattcttaattttttaaaacaaaaactcgTGCCCACTACATTTTTAGACatgtgtaattaaaatatacttatctTGAGCATATACCCGTATATGATATTTACACGTAAAATAAGTCCAAACTAAATAAAGTGTACTTCTGGACTTTTCTTCTCTACATGCTCCTGAAACCTAGCACATGCCATGTATGACATGAGCATAAGAAGCAATGAACAATATAAACAGCTCAGTTTCAAGCTACAATCATGAGTTTGATCTTCCATCATGTTCCATGATGTTTTTGAGTAGGCAAGTGGtcaaagtttttcttttaattataaccTTCTctcaatatatgaaaaaaagtCCATATTCGATAAGTGTCGATCTTCAATAATCATATCTGAATTTGAGTTACCTATCAAATGAATAACAATGAAATGGGAGATGGAGCTGTGAACCAAGTGTTATCCAAGTTTTTGTAGCTCGATCCTTGTTATAGGATTGAGGAGGCCGGTGGCACACTTTAAAAGACTTTGACATGCCTATATTTAACACAAAGGCCGGTGGATCGACAACAATAGCCGGTGGACTTTTAccaaataaaaagattttaggGTCAGAAAGGTGAGATTGTTGAAGCCTTCCACTCTTCCAAATCTAGAAATTTAGAATTAAGTTCCTCAAGTTATTTAAACTTACCTGTCATTATCATAGCAGAAAAAAAGCACTAAAATATTGGAAGGGGCTGCTAAGCTTGACTAGAGTTAAcaatttttggttttgattaactaaattaactatcaaagGACCAATTAATCAATAACTAAAGGGACCATTAAACAGTTGAAAATAACATAACACTTCATAAAGCATAATTAACTTGTTCCACAATTAACTCAAACATCTGTCTGTATCCACAGTAAAAAGTAAAATCACCACTTTTCATGCAAAAAAAGGGCAGTAAAACCTCACATGGTTTGATCATCATTAACACCACAGTTAAAAAGGAATCTTACctaattctaatattattttattctaatttttttactaatatattTGGTCTCCACTTTGAATAACCCAAGAATCTGTGGAAAACCAATATGCTCTTTTTTTCCATGTACTGTTATCTTCTTGGAACAGTTCTGATTCTGgccttttaactattttattccAAACAAACCCTTTTTCTTCAAGTGCATGCCTTCTTTCCTGTCTTCAACTTTTGTGAGAGTTATGATTACTAATTTCCCTTTCTTATATCATTAAATCTCACCTCTTTGGCTATCAAAAAACTtggaagaaaattatttatttccttcACATGTTTTGATATTCTTCATTCTCTCTTCAGGGTTGGTTGTTCTTCTGGTTTTCTTTTTGTGCTTTTAGTTTTTGATGCAGGTAGTTCAACTGCTTCAATTAATAAAGACTTAAACCCTTCTCTGTGTGCCTTTCTAGGTAGGCTTTTAATGATTCTCTTTATTTAAGCTTTACTTTCATAGTTGTTATTAGTTTAacctttctttttttgatttcAGTAGGGCCTTCCTCTTGTCTGTGCTTACCTATAGAATTTGTTCATCTTTGTAGGTAAAACTTCATTACTCTCTCTTCAAAATGCCTCCTACATATTTGCCTCTTCGTTGGGAAAGCACTGGGGATCAATGGTGGTATGCATCTCCCATAGATTGGGCGGCAGCTAATGGCCACTTTGATTTGGTCCGAGAGCTTCTTAGGATAGATGGCAATCACCTCATCAAGCTAACCTCTTTGAGGAGGATCCGCCGCCTTGAAACGGTATGGGATGATGAGGAACAATTTGATGATGTTGCTAAATGTCGTTCCCAAGTTGCTAGGAAACTTTTTCTTGAATGTgaatcaaagaaatcaaagaattcCCTTATCAGAGCAGGCTATGGTGGATGGCTTATATACACGGCTGCCTCAGCAGGAGACTTGGGTTTTGTTCAACAACTGCTTCAAAGAAACCCTCTACTGGTTTTTGGAGAAGGGGAGTATGGTGTTACTGATGTACTTTATGCAGCTGCAAGGGGTAAAAATTCTGAGGTTTTCAGGCTTATATATGATTTTGCAGTCTCACCAAGGTTTTTGGCAGCCAAAGGGGACGGATTTGAGGAGCACATTGGGGAAATTCCTTCTGTTTATAAATGGGAAATTACAAACAGAGCTGTTCATGCTGCTGCTAGAGGAGGAAATTTGAAGGTTTTGAAGGATCTTCTTAGTGATTGCACTGATATTTTGGGTTACAGAGATAAGCGTGGCTCAACTATATTGCATGCTGCTGCTGGCAAAGGCCAAGTTGAGGTTAGGCTCAAACTATTCTACCATATGTTATAACTTGTTTACCTTACTAATGAAAACGTTGTTTCATTTCTATAGGTTGTCAAATATCTGGTTGCCTCTTTTGATATCATGGACTCAACAGATGAACAAGGCAACACAGCTCTGCATATTGCTGCTTACAGGGGTCAATCAGCTGTTGTTGAGGCTTTGATTCTTGCATCCCCTTCATTGATCTCTGTAACAAACAAGGCTGGGGAAACGTTTTTGCATTTGGCGGTGTCTGGTTTCCAAACACCGGCTTTTCGAAGAGTGGACCGACAGGTTAATCTTATGAAACGACTGGTACATGCAAAAAATTTCAGCATGGAAGACATTGTTAATGCTAAAAACAATGATGGAAGGACTGCTCTCCACATGGCCATCATTGGGAATGTTCATACTGATCTAGTTGAACTCCTGATGTCTGCAAAATCAATCAATGTGAACATTCGTGATGCGGATGGAATGACTCCACTAGATCTTCTGAAACAAAGGCCTCATTCAGCTTCATCGGATATACTTATTCGACACTTGATTTCAGCAGGTGGGATGTTTGGTTGTCAGGATTACACTGCAAGAAGAGCAATAGCTTCACACATAAAGATGCAAGGCCACGGGAGCAGTCCTGGAACTTCTTTCAGGATATCCGACACCCAAATCTTCTTGTACACCGGCGTTGAGACAACATCGGATGCTAGCGATCTCGGCAGTGGAGGAAAGAGTCGTTCATCGTCAACTGATTTCGATTCAGCTGATGAAAACAGGAAGTCATCAGTAGATAAAAAGCCCGCAGGTTCTTCTATGAACAATGCAGCACAGAGATTGAAAAGTGTTCTCCATTGGCCTCGAATGAAGGATCAAAAGCCGAAAAGAATGAATGGAAATTACTCAGAAGAAACTCCAATCCCTCTCAGGCAGAGGTTTTCAAAGCCTTCGTCACTCCCAAACAACAAGAGAACACTTTCGGTGAGGAGTGGTCAATCCAGTCCAATTGCAAAGAAGAAACTTGCTTCAGGGATAATCCATGGCGTTATGCAAGCCATGCCACAGATAACCATTCCTCGAAGGTCTCGTTCGAGTTCGTTTTCCAAGTCATCTGTATCTTCTCCGAGCTCAATGGATAAACAAAAAGGGATATTCATTGAAGGTGATATAACTGGACCATCTTGTTCCAATCCAAGCCTTGATGATGAAAAACCAGATACAATGAAGCAAAGGCCCATGAAAAAGGGGTTAAGGAGTCAGTATTTCTGCTTTGGAGGTTCAGGGCTGGCTGTTAAAAACCCAGTGAGCAGGCAAAGGCAAAGCCAGACAAGTGCTGCCAATCCTGCCATGGTCTCAATGGCTTGATTGGTTTAGGTCCTGAAATGTTGTGATGACCAACCACCTGAATCTATGTAAAAGGCAACTTACTGACAAAGATGAAAGATTTAGCAGGATGTGTAACTTGCTGCCTAGGTTCTGTACTTGTTAGATTAAACACAAAAATGTATGCCTGAATTCTGAAACATACTTTTCATGTCTCAGTGTAAGTGAAGTGAAGTAGCCCAAAAACTAATTTAATGTTCTAATAAGCAATTTGCTTCTTTGTGTATGTACAATGCCCAATATCATGCTCAGAATCTGTTTGATGTATGCATATGTAGATACTTGAATTCATACTTTGAAACTGAAAAACGTTGGGATTAAAGCAGATAATAAGCTCACAAGTTGGATGCAGTATCTATCGCTATGATGAACTCTGAACTTGTAGACAAAGAAAAACAATCTTAAATTGCAGGTGTAAGCATTTAATCTTAGCAAACAAGGGTTTAAAATTGTCATCATTCGACTACCAAAAAAACAATCTTTATGGATGTACAAATCACTCTTGCCTCAAGTTGTTTGGATATTTAATAATGTGTTAAATTGTTCTATTATTTGAAGCGAACCCAACATCTCTTAAAACTAATCATCAACTTTTGTAGAAGCTCATACAAATTAGCAGTTTGAAGCTCAATTTGACATTCGTTGGTCAACTAAGACTAAAAAGtccaaaatatcatttatacaatatatttaaataagatCTCCAATTTGTGCGATAAATGGTTATAGagttgttttgatttttgaagttCAATGATACGagtaattaaccaaattaattttcaactGCTCCATTTCAACCATCATTAATCATTTAAGTCTAAAATATGCAAGTCCAAAAGACAATTTATactaaacattaaaagaaataatctcCATATGATATTTTTCCAGTTATTTTATATGGTTTCACAAATATCCATTTTTCTTAAGATTTGAtgaaaaattcattaattccgtaaaattttaaatagaagaataattttacatttattaattaattattattttatttatttatttattatgtaatctttacatttaattattttcaatttgtcgattgagtcttagctcgattgacaTTGACATTGTTGCCATTGCAGGAGGACGTGCGTTCAAGTACGTTGAAGCATATTATCCTCTCATTTAAGGGTTGGGGATAGACTATGAGTAGTTCTAAACATTCTGTCAAAAAAAAATATCGGAAgtaatgttaaaaaattcaattagaaataaaaaaaatataattagtaataaaaacattttaattattattaaattaaattataaattacattatatCGTAATATAACCATTTGTTAAACAAAATGTATTACCCACAATTGTAATTACAGAGAATACATATGAATAAcgataattgaaattaattattataaaatacaatCAAACTGATAAATAgaatatatctatatttataaagaataaatctcgtatataataaaacacatggttaaaaaaatgttacttttagcaAATTGAAGCTAAGCTTGAACAAACAATTGGCATAGCAATGGGTTTAAGAAAGAAATGGCCAGTAACATTGAATTCTTATGTGCAAAATAAAGGGGAGGAAAAGAATTgttgaaatattttcaaatatttatagtgtgagatttcatttggaaaatatattaaaaagttcTTAAAAAAGTTCTTTCTATCATTCTTTTATCTTCTACAATTattagattgttctataaagaattattgtagaaattctttatagaaattgattttcttgttatatTCTACTCATTGCTTAGTgaactattctcgtcagtgcaaaatgcaaatagtcACCTGACTTCATTATGTTCTCAAGGTTCATTTGCTtgaaactcatttgcacactgaGTATAGGTGGggaaccttaaagatagtggcttgatacacgccttggagccttacCCTATTGTTTCGTTTTTCTGTTCGAGTTGTTGTTCGTATGTTAGAGGTTTTTCTCATCAAAGTTTTGAATTAACAATATAGGCATAAGTTGTACcgtttaatttaaacaaaaatagaatACTCACAactgttttgatttttttttttttgcaaggAAGCGAGGGTGAGTTAGAATCAGAATTGCATGCTTATTGATGGATCGTAATCAGGAATTAGTGTTCTCTTTCAGTAGCATAGTGGAATTTGAAGACATGCAACAAGCGGCATTGTTTGTGGTTCGTGAAGCACTACTTCATGCAGAAAGGAGAGGCCCTACTGTGGGAATTTTCAAGGAGAACATTAAAATCTTGGGACAAGTACTAGAAGGCAAGACAAACATTATCAATTGGAAAATCAATACATTGGTAGAGGATATCAGGAGACTTGGCAATGTAAGCATAATCGACGACAGAATGGGACCAATGAAACATGCATACATAGAGGTGTCAAGATGGGCGTCAATGGCCTCTAATGTTAAATATATgttcttattttcttaaagaCAGCTTGATTGGGTAGCAACAAAAAAGAATGCACACATGGTTACAAAGGAGGAGACGATGTTAAAATTTATAGGGCcttgatattttgaaaaaaaattattttctgcaaatatatgttaaatatttaaatttaatattaattttgagttgagtttttttcagttttatattttaatcaatttcttttcatcacaactttttaaataatagtagttaattagttttatataaaaataatttaaagaatttatcTAAATGT
The sequence above is a segment of the Gossypium raimondii isolate GPD5lz chromosome 4, ASM2569854v1, whole genome shotgun sequence genome. Coding sequences within it:
- the LOC105779479 gene encoding 54S ribosomal protein L37, mitochondrial, which produces MALNQMRSLKSVIIAKNAVGVGQRTFAAGAGKAKKGSKGAASDAPKGSTLSKEVKSTTVVGANILKDGADPKIFLDSEYPDWLWHLLDKRPALSELRRKDIETLPYEDLKRFVKLDNRARIKENNSVKAKN
- the LOC105779476 gene encoding uncharacterized protein LOC105779476; this translates as MPPTYLPLRWESTGDQWWYASPIDWAAANGHFDLVRELLRIDGNHLIKLTSLRRIRRLETVWDDEEQFDDVAKCRSQVARKLFLECESKKSKNSLIRAGYGGWLIYTAASAGDLGFVQQLLQRNPLLVFGEGEYGVTDVLYAAARGKNSEVFRLIYDFAVSPRFLAAKGDGFEEHIGEIPSVYKWEITNRAVHAAARGGNLKVLKDLLSDCTDILGYRDKRGSTILHAAAGKGQVEVVKYLVASFDIMDSTDEQGNTALHIAAYRGQSAVVEALILASPSLISVTNKAGETFLHLAVSGFQTPAFRRVDRQVNLMKRLVHAKNFSMEDIVNAKNNDGRTALHMAIIGNVHTDLVELLMSAKSINVNIRDADGMTPLDLLKQRPHSASSDILIRHLISAGGMFGCQDYTARRAIASHIKMQGHGSSPGTSFRISDTQIFLYTGVETTSDASDLGSGGKSRSSSTDFDSADENRKSSVDKKPAGSSMNNAAQRLKSVLHWPRMKDQKPKRMNGNYSEETPIPLRQRFSKPSSLPNNKRTLSVRSGQSSPIAKKKLASGIIHGVMQAMPQITIPRRSRSSSFSKSSVSSPSSMDKQKGIFIEGDITGPSCSNPSLDDEKPDTMKQRPMKKGLRSQYFCFGGSGLAVKNPVSRQRQSQTSAANPAMVSMA